The Theropithecus gelada isolate Dixy chromosome 11, Tgel_1.0, whole genome shotgun sequence genome includes a region encoding these proteins:
- the LOC112634532 gene encoding aquaporin-5 — protein sequence MRGVRDAGPVYTAAWVTWPGRAGGCPARGAGVAPRLRWAAGSGGPAAARSLPTRAQRWPLSVGAAPSPPAPAPRPAPRPLYSAPQQGPSQAASLAVGAGQSAAPPSQAPVPAASTSSAACDPTGAPRRGRRRRAPAATMKKEVCSVAFLKAVFAEFLATLIFVFFGLGSALKWPSALPTILQIALAFGLAIGTLAQALGPVSGGHINPAITLALLVGNQISLLRAFFYVAAQLVGAIAGAGILYGVAPLNARGNLAINALNNNTTQGQAMVVELILTFQLALCIFASTDSRRTSPVGSPALSIGLSVTLGHLVGIYFTGCSMNPARSFGPAVVMNRFSPAHWVFWVGPIVGAVLAAILYFYLLFPNSLSLSERVDIIKGTYEPDEDWEEQREERKKTMELTAR from the exons ATGCGCGGGGTCCGGGACGCGGGGCCCGTCTACACCGCCGCCTGGGTCACGTGGCCCGGACGGGCAGGCGGCTGCCCGGCCAGGGGGGCGGGGGTCGCGCCGAGGTTGCGCTGGGCGGCGGGGAGCGGCGGGCCCGCGGCGGCCAGGAGCCTCCCAACCCGTGCGCAGCGCTGGCCCCTGAGCGTGGGAGCCGCCCCCTCCCCCCCCGCGCCGgccccgcgcccggccccccgCCCCCTATATAGCGCGCCCCAGCAGGGCCCGAGCCAGGCCGCCAGCCTCGCAGTGGGCGCGGGACAGAGCGCGGCGCCACCCAGCCAGGCCCCCGTCCCCGCCGCCTCCACCTCGTCAGCCGCCTGCGACCCAACGGGCGCCCcccgccgcggccgccgccgccgggcCCCCGCGGCCACCATGAAGAAGGAGGTGTGCTCCGTGGCCTTCCTCAAGGCTGTGTTCGCCGAGTTCTTGGCCACCCTCATCTTCGTCTTCTTCGGCCTGGGCTCGGCCCTCAAGTGGCCGTCGGCGCTGCCCACCATCCTGCAGATCGCGCTGGCCTTTGGCCTGGCCATAGGCACGCTGGCCCAGGCCCTGGGACCCGTGAGCGGCGGCCACATCAACCCTGCCATCACCCTGGCCCTCTTGGTGGGCAACCAGATCTCGCTGCTCCGGGCTTTCTTCTACGTGGCGGCCCAGCTGGTGGGCGCCATTGCTGGGGCCGGCATCCTCTACGGTGTGGCACCGCTCAATGCCCGGGGCAATCTGGCCATCAACGCG CTCAACAACAACACAACGCAGGGCCAGGCCATGGTGGTGGAGCTGATTCTGACCTTCCAGCTGGCACTCTGCATCTTCGCCTCCACTGACTCCCGTCGCACCAGCCCTGTGGGCTCCCCAGCCCTGTCCATTGGCCTGTCTGTCACCCTGGGCCACCTTGTCGGG ATCTACTTCACTGGCTGCTCCATGAACCCAGCACGTTCTTTTGGCCCTGCAGTGGTCATGAATCGGTTCAGCCCCGCTCACTGG GTCTTCTGGGTAGGGCCCATCGTGGGGGCGGTCCTCGCTGCCATCCTCTACTTCTACCTGCTCTTCCCCAACTCCCTGAGCCTGAGTGAGCGTGTGGACATCATCAAAGGCACGTATGAGCCTGACGAGGACTGGGAGGAGCAGCGGGAGGAGCGGAAGAAGACCATGGAGCTGACTGCCCGCTGA